The sequence below is a genomic window from Candidatus Wallbacteria bacterium.
ACTTGCAAAACTCGAATTTCAGCATGATAATATTCTAATCAAGCAGGTTCGATAAGAGTTTTGTTAGTGCCCCATGGGCCTCTAACAAAATGTCTACCCAAGATATAGCGCAAAAAAACATTTTGCAAGAGGACCATGTATAATCCAATAAATCAATTAAAGAGACTCAAGTGAGAAATTAACTTGAAGATATATAGATACGCTGATCTTACGGATGATTTTTTTAGACATCGAGATGTCCCGGAACTTGATACAGTGAAGAAAATCCTGCTGCGCGTTTCCATGGACGGCGATGAAGCACTGACTGAATATACCCGTCGCTTTGACGACGTTGAAATTGAAGATTTCAGAGTCGGGCCTGAGCAGATCAGGGAAGCTTTTCTTGCAACAGGATCCGAAATCATCCACACTCTAAAAACATGTGCTGAAAATATCGAAAAATTCGCTCTACTTCAGCTGGATCAGTGCAGAAGTTTTGAAGCAGAGCTTCTACCCGGGGTTTTCACTGGGCAGAAAGTGATTCCGATCGGACGGGCCGGCATCTATGTGCCTGGAGGAAATTATCCGCTCGTTTCCACGCTTCTGATGTGCTCGATACCGGCCAGAGTGGCTGGAGTCGGAAAAATTGCAGTTTTTTCCCCGCCTTCATACGAAGGTTCAGTCCATCCCTTGATTCTTGCTGCCGCTGAGCTGGCGGGAGTGGATGAAGTTTACCGCTTAGGCGGTGCTCAGGCAATTGCTGCCATGGCGTATGGAACAGCTTCCATTCCAAAAGTTGATCTGATCGCCGGTCCTGGAAACAAGTATGTGACTGCAGCGAAGAAACTTGTCTATGGAAGTGTAGGGGTAGACATGATCGCAGGACCGACAGAAGTGCTGATCATTGCCGATGATTCAGCTGACCCTGCCCTCCTGGCAGCTGATCTTCTCGGCCAGGCCGAACACGACCTGGAAGCAACACCTGTGCTGGTGACAGACTCGGAAACCCTTGTGGCTTCAGTCAAACTGGAAATAGAACAGCAGCTTTGCAAGCTTCAAACAGAGCAGATCGCACGAAAATCGATCGCAGAAAACGGTATAGTGATCCTGGTTGACGACCTGTTCGAGGCAGTGGAAGCGGCCAACCGGAAGGCCCCCGAGCATCTTGAACTGCAGGTGCGCGAACCGGACAGATACATCAGCGGATTGAGAAATTATGGTTCGCTCTTTATCGGAGAATTTGCGGCGGAAGTTCTGGGCGACTATTCCAGCGGGCTGAATCATACTCTTCCCACCAATGGTGCTGCCAGATTCACAGGAGGCCTTTCAGTGAGGAATTTCCTGAAATTCCAGACCACGCTGCGCATGGAGAGAAAAGGGCTGTCCGTGATCGGCCCGGCAGCGCAGAAAATGGGTGGGATAGAAGGCCTTGCAGGTCATGCGGAATCCGTACGGAAAAGACTGGAAAAAGCAGGCCTGTCTGAAAAATAAACCCGATTTTTGAGAAGTCACCATAACACTCAGTTTCACGCATCATGAACTTAATGAAAATTAATGAAACTTCATATATGTTGACAAATGAATTACCCTGAATATAATTAACAAAAGAAGACAAGGGGGAGATACCATGAAAACACTACTGATACTGATGATGACCGCACTGATAATCACCGCTGCCTGCGCTGATTCAATCAAGGAGATCAACGATAGAATCGGAGAAAGAAATGGCGTTTCGATTGACAAAGCCAGTCTGGATACGGAAGCTTCCAGATGCCATAACAATTATCATCCGAATGTTCATCCCACTGTTTATCCCCAGAACCAGATACATCATAACAATAATGTCCATTATCCGACCAATGTAGTCCATTACCCGACCAATGTCGTAAATTATCCGACTAATTATTATTATCCCACCAATCCTTACTACCCAAATAACAATTATTATCCCACCAACAACTACCCGAACAATCCTTACTATCCCAACAACAACTACTATCCTACTAACAACTATTACCCCACCAACAATTACTACCCGAACAATCCCTACTATCCCAGCAATAACTACTATCCTACTAATAATTACTATCCAAACAACAACTACCATCCGAACTATCCAACTTATCCTACCAACAACTATACCCCGGTCACCCCTGCTCCTGCTCCCCAGGTGATCAACAACATCCCGGCTCCCACACCAGGTCCTGTGACTCCCCCGGTCACCCCGGTCCCAAGTGTCAACCCAATGCCCCAGAATAATCCTGCTACACCTCATACCCCGACAGCTCCTGTAGTCCCTGGCCAGCATGTGCCGAATACTCCTCATTAATAAGATACCCATTCCGATAAAAAAAGCCGGTGAACTCACCGGCTTTTTTATTTCTGCTGTAAAATTACGCGATATCAGGAAGGAATTTTCCAATGATTCTTCAAAGTCTTTTCATAAAGTCCACTAAGATTTCCTGAATTTTTTTCCGGTTGCGGATGATTAAGGCTCATCTGAATCCAATCATAAGCCTGTCCAGCTGCTGCAAGATCGCCGGATTTCAAAGCAGCTCCAAGGTCCAGCCACTTCTGATGAATTGGATTCATATGCACTCGACATTTTCAAGAGGCAGTTTCATTTCTACGATCAGTCCGCCACCCTTGGCGTTAAGAGCTCTGATTTTCCCGCCGTGCAGGCATACGGAACGTTCAGTGATTGCGAGGCCGAGCCCGGTCCCGCCTGTCTGCCTGTCACGGGCAACAGAAACCCGGTAAAAAGGGCGGAATAGATTGGAAAGCTCAGCTTCCGGGACTCCAGGGCCATGATCGCGGACAGTGACAACTGCAGATGCCATTGACTGCTCTTCGACTCTGCTGATATCTATTTCGACTTCTGTCTGTTCATCTGTGTATCTGATGGCATTCCGCACTACATTCTCAATCGCCCTGCGTAAAAGCTCAGCATTTCCGTGAACAGTGCATTCCGCACTTCCCTTGAGCACTACACTCCTGTCACTTCCCTTGGCCTCGAAATTTCCGTCTTCAGCAATGCCCTGCACAAGTTCCATCAGATTCACATGTGTCAATTGAATCTTATCGAAGCCACCCTCCAGGCGTGTGAGCATCAGAACCTGGCCGATCATCTGGTTCAGGGATTCCGCTTCCTGCTCAATCCTGTCCAGGATTTTGGCTGCCTCAGGCCCGGTCTGCTTCCTGGCAAGTTCCAGCGCTACATTGAGTCTTGCCAGCGGAGACCGCAGTTCATGTGAAATGTCTCCCAGCAGCTGCCTCTGCAGGGTCAGAAGAGACTCAATGCGCTCAGCCATCCGGTCGAAATCCGCGGCCAGCTCGGACAGCTCATCTTTCCGGCCCCCGTATTGCGATCCAATGCGTACTTTCAGATCCCCTCCCGCAAAACGTCCGGCCATCTCACGCAGGGAAATTACCGGTGAAGTCAGGTAGCCGGCCAGCCAATAGCAGACTGCTCCGGAAGTCAGCAGTATGATGAGGAGACTGAACACCGGGTGCATCGGCATGCCCCTGGGTTTTCCGGGAGGGCCAGGGTGCGGGCCATGGTGGAAAGCAGGAGACAAATCGCATAGAGCGACATATTTTATTCCGTCGATTCCAGTGAAAGGAACCGCAGTCCACATCTGTTCACCAGGTGGAGCAACTTCAGTTGTTCCACTCTCAATAGCTTTGACAGCCAGATCCATTCCTTTTTCAGGAATCAGCCTGCTGGAGATTTCCTGCCTGTCCTGATTGAGAATCAAGATTGACAGGCCAGGCGATTTTTCCAGTTGAGCGGATATTTCTTCCAGGGCAGCTTGATTTCCACTTAAATGACAGCCGAGCATGGCCTGACCATAGATTGGCAGAGTTTCTTCAAATGGATTCGGCATTCTGTCCCAGTCCGGCCTCGATTCAGTCAGCCTGTCCCAGGTGATCTGAATTACAAATGATGAAAGCACAGCCACCCAGAAGCTCAGATAGATTTTTAAAAAAATTCTCTTTGGTTTCACTCTTTATCCGTTTCCTGATTTCCACCCGAATTTTCAGGTTGAGCCAGAGCATAAAGATACCCTACGCTGCGGATGGTTTTGATTCGTTCCATCCCATCCACAATACTGCCAAGTTTCTTGCGCAGCTTGCTGACATGAACATCGATACTGCGGTCATAAGGAGTCATTGCCCTGCCCAGAACTTCACGGACCAGTTCTTCCCTTGTCACAAGTTCACCCGCATTTTTCAGCAGTTTTTCCAGCAGACTGAATTCAACTGAAGTCAGCTCCATCCTCTCTCCGGACCTGTAAACTTCGCGGGAACCCAAGTCCATCTCCAGATCACTGATCCTGATTTTTTTTGAGACAGAATTTGTTTCTTCCCGTTCAGGCTTGACTCTGCGCAGGATCGCCCTGATCCGGGCCACCAGTTCCCGCGGATTGAAGGGTTTGGGCAGATAATCGTCAGCCCCCATTTCCAGGCCTACAATCCTATCCACATCTTCGCCTCGTGCGGTCAGCATTATTACCGGTGTTGAAACTTTCCCATGCAACTGGCGCAGCACTTCAAAACCATTGATTCCCGGCAGCATTACATCCAGTATGATCAGATCGTAGCTGCTTTTTATCCCCTGCTCAATTCCAAGCAAGCCGTCATTGACGGTTTCTACTTCAAAGCCTTCTGTAGACAGATATTCGGTAAGCAGTTCGCATAACTTCTTGTCGTCGTCTATCACAAAAATCCGTTCCATTTCTTCTCCTTCCTGATTATCGCACCTAATGTAATTCTATCTGATTATCACCCGCAGAATCAGTTAATTAGTGTAAATTCTCGCTTTACAAATCTTAACGCTTATTTAACGGTAAATTCACCCTTTTTCCAGAGGCAAGCCTCGATTGTTAAAGAATGAAATCCGTTGAGAGAAAATTCGACTTTCTCTCCTTGAGTATCGTATTGATAAGATTTTTGTTCTGATCAGTACTTTTGGCCGCTACCAGCGAGCGGATCGAAAAAACCCTCAAGGCGTCTGTCACTGAAAGCGTTCCCTCAGCAGAGTCTTTCCTGCCAGTAAACGGGAATGAGTCAGGGCCACGCTGACACTGACAGTTGAGGTTCACCCGGCTGACCTGATTGGTAAGCAGATCAACCAGCCCGGCGACCTGTCCGGGATCAGAGCCGAAAATGCTGACCTGCTGCCCGAAATTCGACTCAACTATGTATTTTCCCGGGGTTTCCAGATCATCGAAAGGCACCACAGGGATCAATGGACCGAACTGCTCTTCGCTGTAGATTCGCATCTTGTGATTGACAGGATAGAGCACAGCAGGATAGAAAAAAGTCTGGTTAACCGTTCCTCCGCACTGATTCACGACCCTGGCTCCTAAACTCACGGCATCTCTGATCAATTCAGTGAGATATTCCGGTTTGCCCGGCTCAGGAAGCGGAGTGAGCGCTACATTTTCTTCCCAGGGAAGGCCAGGGACAAGTTTGGCGATTTCCTCTGAAAATCTCGAGAGAAACCTGTCCGACAGGCTTCTATGCACAAAAACGATCTTAATTGCAGTGCAGCGCTGTCCATTGAAAGAAAGCGCTCCCAGCAGACATTCTTTGACAGACAGTTCCAGGTCCGCGTTCTCCAGTACAATGCCCGGGTTTTTTGCGTCCAGGCCCAAAATGCAGCGCAGCCTGTGAGGGCTGGGATGCTGCTTTTTCAAAGTGTCGGCGACCCTGCTGGTGCCGATGAAAGCCAGCACATCCACTTTGCCGGTCGCCATCAACGGTCCTGCCACCTGCTTGCCTTCCCCATAAACCGTATTGACTACACCTGCAGGAAATGAATCGCGGAAGGCTTCCAGCAGCTGCCGCACAAACAACACACCGTGCTTGGCAGGCTTGAAGACTACTGTGTTGCCCATGATCAGGGCCGGAATCAGGGTCGTGAATGTCTCATTAAGTGGATAATTGAACGGTCCCATGCACAGAACCACTCCAAGCGGCGACCTGCGGATCTGTCCGATGATCCCCTCTTCGATTGTAAGCTTCGAAGCAGCATGGTCCATCTCGCGGACCGCATTCATTGTAGCCAGAATATATTCCACAGTGCGATCGAACTCCTTGCAGGAATCCGAATAGGTTTTCCCGATTTCCCACATCAGGAGATTCACGATCTCGTCTCTGCGCTCTTTCATCCTGATCGTAAACTGTTCAAGGCAGCGTAACCGTTCTTCCACCTTAAGACAGGGCCACTCCCCTTTTCCATGATTATAGGCTGCCACCGCAAACTCAAGGGCTTCCAGTGCCGCGGATTCATCCATCAGCGGGATGCTGCCAATCTCCCTGGGAACTGCCCCATCAGCCGTTTCGAAACAGACCGGTGAATAAATCACTTTCTGCGGACCTTTCCATTGCCGGATTTCTCCGTTGATCAGATACTCGGTCTGGTTGACAGGATTTTTCACTGAAAACTTTGCAGGGATGTCTTTCTGGAAAATTCCCTTGATGCTTTCCGCAACACCCATTCCACCCTCCGTTAGGCTATGCCACTTTGTTTATTGAAAGCTGCTCCAAAATCTCTGGCTGTAGAGATCTCGTGAAACAGCCATTATATATTAACTCAGGCCTGAATTTATTTCCAAAGAGTCACTTGCAAAACCAGCAATTGATCAATAAAATAAAATTATGCGATTAATCTATCTGATCATTCCGCTGATCCTGGCCTATGGTTGCGGGAGTCAGAAGAAAGAATCCCTGCAGGCTGCCAGTGATGGAACAACAATTCAGGCCGCTGCCAGGGCCTCCGCAACCGCTCAACCGGACAGACTTCCTCTCCTTCTGGAGCTTTATTCCGAAAACAATTCCCCCTCCATGCGGATGGCGCCTGTGATGAATGAACTCAAGTCAGAATATGCAGAAACACTGGAAACTCAATCCATTGATGCCAAAAAAAACAGTGACCTGATTGACAAGTATCGGATCAAGCTGCTGCCGACTCAAATCTTTTTTGATTCTTCAGGGAAAGAGTTGAACCGTCATGAAGGATACATTTCCAAGGAAGAACTGCTGTTTCAGTGGCGAAACCTGGGTTACGATTTCACAAAAAAATGATCAGAAGAGCGATCTTCTCCCTGAATCTGCTTTTCCAAGATCACGATTTCTGGAAACGGGAAAGTTGTTACCTGTTCTCAGTACCACTCTCAGTATAGATAAGTTGACTTCCTGCTATCTCCGGGTATAATACCTGTAAGATAGAATCGAAAGGGGGATTCACGGGGGTTTTTGTTTATCTCTAATTAAGCTGGGGCGGGAGACTGGGGTTCGGCTAATCATTGTTCAACCTGTTGCACCCAGCCTGTATATCAAGTCTCCAAATCATCAATTGCAAGAATTTGAGAAAGGAGTTGTAGCTCGCATGAAGAAGATTACAAGCATTT
It includes:
- the hisD gene encoding histidinol dehydrogenase, which codes for MKKILLRVSMDGDEALTEYTRRFDDVEIEDFRVGPEQIREAFLATGSEIIHTLKTCAENIEKFALLQLDQCRSFEAELLPGVFTGQKVIPIGRAGIYVPGGNYPLVSTLLMCSIPARVAGVGKIAVFSPPSYEGSVHPLILAAAELAGVDEVYRLGGAQAIAAMAYGTASIPKVDLIAGPGNKYVTAAKKLVYGSVGVDMIAGPTEVLIIADDSADPALLAADLLGQAEHDLEATPVLVTDSETLVASVKLEIEQQLCKLQTEQIARKSIAENGIVILVDDLFEAVEAANRKAPEHLELQVREPDRYISGLRNYGSLFIGEFAAEVLGDYSSGLNHTLPTNGAARFTGGLSVRNFLKFQTTLRMERKGLSVIGPAAQKMGGIEGLAGHAESVRKRLEKAGLSEK
- a CDS encoding ATP-binding protein produces the protein MKPKRIFLKIYLSFWVAVLSSFVIQITWDRLTESRPDWDRMPNPFEETLPIYGQAMLGCHLSGNQAALEEISAQLEKSPGLSILILNQDRQEISSRLIPEKGMDLAVKAIESGTTEVAPPGEQMWTAVPFTGIDGIKYVALCDLSPAFHHGPHPGPPGKPRGMPMHPVFSLLIILLTSGAVCYWLAGYLTSPVISLREMAGRFAGGDLKVRIGSQYGGRKDELSELAADFDRMAERIESLLTLQRQLLGDISHELRSPLARLNVALELARKQTGPEAAKILDRIEQEAESLNQMIGQVLMLTRLEGGFDKIQLTHVNLMELVQGIAEDGNFEAKGSDRSVVLKGSAECTVHGNAELLRRAIENVVRNAIRYTDEQTEVEIDISRVEEQSMASAVVTVRDHGPGVPEAELSNLFRPFYRVSVARDRQTGGTGLGLAITERSVCLHGGKIRALNAKGGGLIVEMKLPLENVECI
- a CDS encoding response regulator transcription factor encodes the protein MERIFVIDDDKKLCELLTEYLSTEGFEVETVNDGLLGIEQGIKSSYDLIILDVMLPGINGFEVLRQLHGKVSTPVIMLTARGEDVDRIVGLEMGADDYLPKPFNPRELVARIRAILRRVKPEREETNSVSKKIRISDLEMDLGSREVYRSGERMELTSVEFSLLEKLLKNAGELVTREELVREVLGRAMTPYDRSIDVHVSKLRKKLGSIVDGMERIKTIRSVGYLYALAQPENSGGNQETDKE
- a CDS encoding NADP-dependent glyceraldehyde-3-phosphate dehydrogenase, which gives rise to MGVAESIKGIFQKDIPAKFSVKNPVNQTEYLINGEIRQWKGPQKVIYSPVCFETADGAVPREIGSIPLMDESAALEALEFAVAAYNHGKGEWPCLKVEERLRCLEQFTIRMKERRDEIVNLLMWEIGKTYSDSCKEFDRTVEYILATMNAVREMDHAASKLTIEEGIIGQIRRSPLGVVLCMGPFNYPLNETFTTLIPALIMGNTVVFKPAKHGVLFVRQLLEAFRDSFPAGVVNTVYGEGKQVAGPLMATGKVDVLAFIGTSRVADTLKKQHPSPHRLRCILGLDAKNPGIVLENADLELSVKECLLGALSFNGQRCTAIKIVFVHRSLSDRFLSRFSEEIAKLVPGLPWEENVALTPLPEPGKPEYLTELIRDAVSLGARVVNQCGGTVNQTFFYPAVLYPVNHKMRIYSEEQFGPLIPVVPFDDLETPGKYIVESNFGQQVSIFGSDPGQVAGLVDLLTNQVSRVNLNCQCQRGPDSFPFTGRKDSAEGTLSVTDALRVFSIRSLVAAKSTDQNKNLINTILKERKSNFLSTDFIL
- a CDS encoding thioredoxin family protein — protein: MRLIYLIIPLILAYGCGSQKKESLQAASDGTTIQAAARASATAQPDRLPLLLELYSENNSPSMRMAPVMNELKSEYAETLETQSIDAKKNSDLIDKYRIKLLPTQIFFDSSGKELNRHEGYISKEELLFQWRNLGYDFTKK